In Populus nigra chromosome 1, ddPopNigr1.1, whole genome shotgun sequence, one genomic interval encodes:
- the LOC133697461 gene encoding osmotin-like protein, whose amino-acid sequence MATATQLFTCALLFSCTLFHVARPELIITLVNNCPFTIYPAIQPNAGHPVLEKGGFPLQTLTHRSFRAPDQLWSGRIWGRTGCAHSNGKFHCVTGDCNNRIECNGLGGATPATLAQITIHHGHKDFSSYGVSLVDGFNLPMTVTPHEGKGVCPVVGCRANLLATCPEKLQFRSLGRHGHVVGCKSGCEALGTDELCCRNHYNSPQTCRASTFSEFFKHACPATFTYAHDSPSLMHECSSPRELKVIFCH is encoded by the coding sequence ATGGCCACCGCCACGCAACTCTTCACTTGCGCTCTCCTTTTCTCGTGCACCCTTTTCCATGTTGCTCGCCCAGAGCTCATCATAACCCTAGTCAATAACTGCCCCTTTACTATCTACCCAGCAATCCAGCCCAACGCTGGTCACCCCGTCCTCGAGAAGGGAGGCTTCCCTCTCCAAACTCTAACCCACCGCTCCTTCCGTGCACCAGACCAGCTCTGGTCAGGCCGGATCTGGGGCCGCACTGGCTGTGCCCACTCCAACGGAAAGTTCCATTGCGTTACAGGTGATTGCAACAACAGAATCGAATGCAACGGACTCGGTGGAGCCACCCCTGCCACGCTGGCCCAGATCACTATCCACCACGGCCACAAGGACTTCTCCTCTTATGGAGTGTCCCTTGTTGACGGTTTTAACCTCCCCATGACGGTGACCCCGCACGAAGGAAAAGGGGTGTGCCCTGTGGTGGGTTGCAGAGCCAATCTGCTAGCCACGTGCCCAGAGAAGCTCCAGTTCAGGTCACTGGGCCGTCACGGTCATGTTGTGGGGTGCAAGAGCGGGTGTGAGGCACTTGGAACGGATGAGCTGTGTTGCAGGAACCATTACAATAGTCCACAGACGTGTAGGGCTTCGACTTTCTCTGAGTTCTTTAAGCATGCTTGTCCTGCCACTTTTACCTATGCTCATGATAGTCCATCGCTCATGCATGAATGTTCTTCGCCACGTGAACTCAAAGTCATCTTCTGTCACTAG
- the LOC133692039 gene encoding uncharacterized protein LOC133692039, translating into MAMASNLSPEYAYTIVYAKDVAKSVAFYAKAFGYHVRRLDESNRWGELDSGPTTIAFTPIHQRETDDRSGAVQTPHSDRERPPMEVCFSYTDVDAAYKRAVENGAIPVSKPEDKEWGQRVGYVRDIDGIVVRMGSHVVKPTKQD; encoded by the exons ATGGCAATGGCATCAAATCTGAGCCCAGAATATGCCTATACGATAGTCTACGCGAAGGACGTAGCCAAGTCCGTTGCTTTCTATGCTAAAGCATTTGGCTATCATGTTCGTCGCTTAGACGAGTCTAACAG ATGGGGAGAGCTGGACAGCGGGCCGACCACGATAGCCTTCACTCCGATTCACCAACGCGAGACTGATGACCGAAGCGGTGCAGTGCAGACTCCCCATTCTGACCGGGAGAGACCACCCATGgaggtttgtttttcttatacGGATGTCGATGCTGCCTACAAG AGGGCAGTGGAAAACGGTGCTATCCCGGTGAGCAAACCAGAGGACAAAGAATGGGGACAGAGGGTCGGGTACGTGCGTGATATTGATGGAATAGTAGTGAGAATGGGGAGCCATGTTGTGAAGCCTACAAAGCAAGACTGA
- the LOC133670699 gene encoding uncharacterized protein LOC133670699 produces MGDPTHKSVRDQGQGQGKTVVYKGKTVASDHKSFPRSACKLIVYSRHGTGPVGQVAIFLLKVATLETVRRVSRSKCPQVWNGLQALQLLCYPPFKWIQRWAPFKGLVKGVQMFSSPLLVLSVATAISDQSNCSGENSNGSNNSHEADSETCSESLSVLSSFETRTSDVASQSLASEIWLIQLYRELENQGIALPERINEDELRRFYSAANGDFSSFLLSIKKTIRWRETYRILSQQELENWSNMVFWHGLDVLNRPCLIVRLGLACANFPSHERARFAQAIISQVEHGILHLVDEDSPQITVLVDCDGLSPLKIPMQMMRSCSSLLHDNFPNRLGQLVVIRLPPVVRVIAQTFIQVLKPVTRKKLRIEGKMYHRVLLECLKTLPSCLGGNCSCEICSDVRIMQQPQSTNEINTASPFFSGGGEDLPSPHLTTQADVHVNDNWNHLLRTLVIGILMVWVVVAILAGIYDPESCLFQFPQGKE; encoded by the exons ATGGGAGATCCTACGCATAAGTCTGTTAGAGATCAAGGGCAAGGGCAAGGGAAGACTGTTGTTTACAAGGGAAAAACAGTTGCCTCTGATCATAAATCATTTCCTCGGAGTGCTTGCAAGCTTATAGTTTATTCAAGACATGGTACTGGCCCAGTTGGTCAGGTAGCAATATTTTTACTCAAAGTTGCTACGTTAGAGACGGTACGAAGGGTTTCGAGGTCTAAATGTCCCCAGGTGTGGAATGGTCTTCAGGCTTTGCAACTCCTTTGCTATCCACCTTTTAAGTGGATTCAAAGATGGGCTCCCTTCAAGGGTTTGGTTAAAGGTGTACAG ATGTTTTCGAGTCCATTATTAGTCCTTTCAGTTGCAACTGCTATATCCGATCAATCAAACTGCAGCGGTGAAAACTCAAATGGCTCCAATAATTCTCATGAAGCTGATTCAGAAACATGTTCTGAGTCACTCTCTGTACTTTCCTCTTTTGAAACAAG GACTTCTGACGTGGCCTCTCAAAGTCTAGCATCTGAAATTTGGTTGATACAACTGTACAGGGAGCTAGAAAATCAAGGAATTGCATTACCAGAAAG AATTAATGAGGACGAGCTCCGTAGATTTTACTCTGCTGCAAATGGGGACTTTTCGAGCTTTTTATTGTCAATAAAGAAGACAATCCGTTGGAGGGAGACTTACAGAATTCTTTCACAACAAGAGCTTGAAAACTGGTCAAATATGGTCTTCTGGCATGGTCTTGATGTGCTGAACCGACCTTGCCTCATTGTGCGGCTTGGTCTAGCTTGCGCCAACTTTCCATCTCATGAGAGAGCTCGCTTCGCTCAAGCCATTA TATCTCAGGTAGAGCATGGAATCCTGCATTTAGTTGATGAAGATAGTCCTCAGATTACCGTTCTCGTGGATTGTGATGGGCTATCACCATTGAAAATACCTATGCAAATGATGAGATCCTGCTCTTCACTTCTGCATGATAACTTCCCCAACCGCCTTGGTCAATTGGTTGTTATACGGCTTCCTCCAGTAGTTCGAGTTATTGCTCAAACCTTTATCCAA GTTCTAAAACCTGTCACAAGGAAGAAGCTGAGAATTGAAGGGAAAATGTACCACAGGGTTCTCTTGGAGTGCCTTAAGACACTCCCATCATGTCTTGGAGGTAATTGCAGTTGTGAGATATGTTCAGACGTTCGCATTATGCAGCAGCCACAATCTACAAATGAGATCAACACAGCCAGTCCATTTTTTAGTGGTGGTGGGGAAGATCTTCCTTCACCACATCTGACTACCCAGGCTGATGTTCATGTTAATGATAACTGGAACCACCTGTTGAGAACTCTTGTAATTGGCATTCTTATGGTGTGGGTTGTTGTAGCTATCCTTGCGGGAATATATGATCCCGAAAGCTGTCTCTTTCAGTTTCCTCAAGGAAAAGAGTGA
- the LOC133676728 gene encoding uncharacterized protein LOC133676728, with amino-acid sequence MLATTDRARAVWLRCLASAFRTALACTIVGCTTLYGPAAVQHHIAFPAFSYVTVILIVTDATLGDTLHGCWLALYATIQSVGPALLSLWLIGPGRFTNGTISLAVALGAFVVAFPEGTHLIAKRIALGQIVIVYVIAFINGVDTEAIMHPLNVAASTAIGVLACVIALLLPYPRLACWELKQNCGRLAENVSERLNLYVKAFCAEDNALALTSISQAKPLTIAGAKLLQSIKRYQESVKWERLPLKFLRNSYLNPGERLQELEIPLRGMEIALTSTSSFPIRMLEAETKQGLVLLEEHVSLTLKQIKNCFPRDSLTVPESNADKIIESLQTLQATIPTNHEDLPSFFFLFCIKLLQSKSLAKPITSIQQKESSTPCQKNGFFKSMWMSNWSTSVNCKRLMPAFKCSLSLGLAVLFGLIYSKKDSYWSGLPVAISIAAAREATFKVANVKAQGTVLGTVYGVFGCFVFERYLPIRFIYLLPWFVVTSFLRHSQMYGQAGGISAVIGAVLILGRKDFGPPSEFAIARIVETFIGLSCSIMVDLLLQPTRSCSLAKVQLSKCFGTLSACVGSMSLAANSKTNLLEKQRRLKLDVSELGKFIGEAEVEPNFWFLPFHSACYCKFLASLSKLVDLLLFSADAVGLLEQESQKLGPSWKESVNKLHGDVELFKEMASSLVKYFEDVTLLKSLAFLEKKLENKNISYDLELGKSSNWNIFKASSLKDDKIDSIISSYLEHSKEIVDKFHAADHEGERELKSQVVLCLSALGFCMSNLIKETREIEKGIVELLQWENPSKHINLYEISCKIHALNN; translated from the exons ATGCTAGCCACAACAGACCGTGCCCGAGCAGTGTGGCTCCGTTGCCTGGCCTCGGCGTTCAGGACTGCTCTGGCATGTACCATAGTGGGTTGCACCACCCTTTATGGTCCAGCTGCTGTCCAACACCATATAGCCTTCCCTGCATTCTCTTATGTGACTGTGATACTCATAGTCACTGATGCAACTTTAGGTGACACTCTTCATGGTTGCTGGCTAGCACTCTATGCCACGATCCAGAGCGTGGGGCCGGCTCTGCTGAGCCTTTGGCTGATTGGTCCAGGTCGGTTTACAAATGGCACCATATCCTTAGCAGTGGCGCTGGGTGCATTTGTGGTGGCATTTCCTGAGGGGACTCATTTGATAGCAAAGCGAATTGCACTGGGTCAGATTGTTATCGTGTACGTTATAGCTTTTATCAATGGTGTGGATACTGAGGCTATTATGCATCCTTTGAATGTAGCCGCTAGTACCGCTATTGGAGTCTTAGCTTGTGTTATTGCCCTGCTCTTACCATATCCAAGACTGGCTTGTTGGGAG CTGAAACAAAATTGTGGAAGGCTAGCTGAAAACGTTTCCGAGAGGCTGAACCTCTATGTGAAAGCTTTCTGTGCAGAAGACAACGCATTGGCATTGACATCTATCTCCCAAGCCAAGCCATTGACTATTGCTGGTGCCAAACTTCTCCAGAGTATCAAACGCTACCAA GAAAGCGTGAAATGGGAGAGGCTTCCATTGAAGTTTCTGAGAAACTCTTACTTGAATCCGGGAGAGAGATTGCAAGAGCTAGAGATACCATTGAGAGGGATGGAAATAGCTTTAACCAGTACCAGTTCATTTCCTATAAGAATGCTCGAAGCAGAGACCAAACAAGGTCTAGTTCTACTAGAGGAGCATGTTAGCCTGACCCTAAAACAGATCAAGAATTGTTTTCCTAGAGATTCTTTAACTGTTCCAGAATCAAATGCAGACAAAATAATCGAGTCCCTTCAAACACTTCAAGCAACGATCCCAACAAACCACGAAGATTTgccctcttttttcttcttattttgcatAAAACTCCTCCAAAGCAAATCACTGGCGAAACCAATCACCTCCATACAACAAAAAGAATCAAGCACTCCATGTCAGAAGAATGGGTTCTTCAAGAGCATGTGGATGAGCAACTGGTCCACGAGTGTAAACTGCAAAAGGCTTATGCCAGCATTCAAATGCTCTCTCTCCTTGGGCCTTGCTGTCCTGTTTGGTTTGATATATAGCAAGAAAGATAGCTATTGGTCAGGCCTCCCTGTAGCCATTAGCATAGCTGCTGCAAGGGAGGCGACGTTCAAAGTTGCTAATGTTAAAGCACAAGGGACAGTCTTAGGGACTGTATATGGAGTATTTGGCTGCTTTGTGTTTGAAAGATACTTGCCAATAAGGTTTATCTATCTCCTTCCTTGGTTCGTCGTTACCAGTTTTCTGAGGCACAGCCAGATGTATGGTCAGGCAGGTGGTATTTCTGCAGTGATTGGAGCTGTACTAATATTGGGCAGGAAAGATTTTGGCCCACCAAGCGAATTTGCTATAGCAAGAATTGTGGAAACTTTTATTGGATTATCTTGTTCAATCATGGTAGACCTTCTCTTGCAACCCACTAGATCTTGTTCTCTAGCTAAAGTTCAGCTTTCTAAATGTTTCGGGACATTGTCTGCTTGCGTTGGCTCAATGAGCCTTGCAGCCAACAGCAAAACCAACTTGCTAGAGAAACAAAGGAGACTAAAATTGGATGTTAGCGAACTAGGGAAGTTCATTGGAGAAGCTGAGGTGGAGCCCAACTTCTGGTTTTTGCCTTTTCATAGTGCTTGCTATTGTAAGTTCTTGGCGTCTTTGTCAAAGTTGGTGGATCTCTTGCTTTTTAGTGCTGATGCAGTGGGACTCCTTGAACAAGAATCACAAAAACTTGGACCTTCCTGGAAGGAGTCTGTAAATAAACTACACGGTGACGTTGAACTTTTCAAGGAAATGGCTAGTTCCTTGGTTAAATATTTTGAGGATGTGACATTGTTGAAATCGCTAGCATTTCTTGAAAAGAAACTTGAAAACAAGAACATCTCTTATGATCTTGAATTGGGAAAATCTTCAAACTGGAACATTTTTAAAGCTTCCAGTTTAAAAGACGATAAGATAGATAGCATCATCAGCTCTTACCTCGAACATTCAAAAGAAATTGTAGACAAGTTTCACGCAGCTGATCATGAAGGGGAAAGGGAACTGAAGAGCCAGGTGGTCTTATGCTTGAGTGCTCTAGGTTTTTGCATGAGCAACTTAATAAAAGAGACAAGAGAGATTGAGAAGGGAATCGTTGAACTTCTTCAATGGGAAAACCCTTCAAAACACATAAATTTGTACGAGATTTCATGTAAAATCCACGCTCTAAACAATTGA
- the LOC133676716 gene encoding UDP-glucuronic acid decarboxylase 5 — translation MASNGDHQTTVKPPPSPSPLRNSKFSQSNMRILVTGGAGFIGSHLVDKLMENEKNEVIVADNYFTGSKDNLRKWIGQPRFELIRHDVTEPLLVEVDQIYHLACPASPIFYKYNPVKTIKTNVIGTLNMLGLAKRVGARILLTSTSEVYGDPLVHPQPESYWGNVNPIGVRSCYDEGKRVAETLMFDYHRQHGIEIRIARIFNTYGPRMNIDDGRVVSNFIAQALRGEPLTVQKPGTQTRSFCYVSDMVDGLIRLMEGENTGPINIGNPGEFTMTELAETVKELINPGVEINMVENTPDDPRQRKPDITKAKALLGWEPKVKLRDGLPLMEEDFRLRLGVTKKK, via the exons ATGGCATCAAACGGAGACCATCAAACAACAGTGAAGCCACCTCCAAGTCCTTCTCCATTGCGAAATTCCAAGTTTTCTCAG TCCAATATGAGAATTTTGGTTACTGGAGGTGCTGGATTCATTGGATCGCACTTGGTCGACAAACTAatggaaaatgagaaaaatgag GTTATTGTTGCTGATAACTACTTTACTGGATCTAAAGACAATCTTAGGAAATGGATTGGTCAGCCGAGGTTTGAGCTTATTCGTCATG ATGTCACGGAGCCATTGTTGGTTGAGGTCGATCAGATTTATCATCTTGCATGCCCTGCTTCTCccattttttataaatacaatcCTGTAAAG acaataaaaacaaatgtgatTGGCACGCTGAACATGCTGGGTCTTGCCAAGCGAGTCGGAGCAAG AATCTTGCTTACATCTACTTCAGAGGTATATGGTGATCCACTTGTGCACCCTCAACCTGAGAGCTACTGGGGCAATGTTAATCCAATTG GGGTTCGGAGCTGCTATGATGAAGGGAAGCGTGTGGCTGAGACATTGATGTTTGACTATCATAGGCAACATGGGATAG AAATTCGCATTGCTAGAATTTTCAACACGTATGGACCGCGTATGAATATTGATGATGGGCGTGTTGTGAGCAACTTCATTGCTCAAGCACTTCG TGGTGAACCATTGACAGTTCAAAAGCCTGGAACTCAAACTCGCAGTTTCTGCTACGTCTCTGACATG GTTGATGGCCTTATTCGCCTCATGGAAGGAGAGAACACTGGACCAATCAACATTGGAAACCCAG GGGAATTTACCATGACCGAGCTTGCTGAGACAGTGAAGGAG CTTATTAATCCTGGTGTGGAGATAAACATGGTGGAGAATACTCCTGATGATCCACGACAGAGGAAACCTGACATTACAAAGGCAAAGGCATTGTTGGGATGGGAACCAAAAGTTAAGTTGCGGGATGGCCTTCCCCTCATGGAGGAGGACTTCCGGCTGAGGCTTGGAGTCACCAAAAAGAAGTGA
- the LOC133705800 gene encoding ACT domain-containing protein ACR9-like produces the protein MEVPSDDAVLIEKGKKAGDPHVITVNCPDKTGLACDIFHVILDYGLYITKGDVSTDGKWCYMVFWVVPHSQFIIRWTHLKNRLLSVCPSCSVSFYWNQQQSKSCPVYLLKFFSLDRKGLLHDVNQVLCELELTIQRVKVTTTPDGRVLDLFFVTDKLELLHTKQRQDEICEQLHAVLGESCISCELQLAGPEYECLQGMSSLSPVIADELFHCEISDKEIHSQALSPDMMKLKRTDVMIDNSLSPAHSLLQVHCVDHKGLLYDVMRTLKDCNIQIAYGRFSPVTNGHRDLDLFIQQKDGKKIVDPEKQSALCFRLKVEMLHPLRVIIANRGPDTELLVANPVELSGKGRPRVFYDITHALKALGICIFSAEIGRYSTSDREWEIYRFLLEENCKFQLSNMMARNHIVDTVRRTLMGW, from the exons ATGGAAGTGCCAAGCGACGACGCTGTTTTGATCGAGAAAGGAAAGAAGGCAGGTGATCCTCACGTGATCACCGTTAATTGTCCCGACAAGACCGGCCTTGCCTGCgatatttttcatgtaattctTGACTATGGACTTTACATTACCAAAGGAG ATGTTTCAACTGATGGGAAATGGTGCTACATGGTATTCTGGGTGGTTCCACACTCACAGTTCATTATAAGATGGACTCATTTGAAGAACAGACTTTTATCTGTATGCCCTTCATGTTCGGTCTCCTTTTACTGGAACCAGCAGCAATCCAAGTCTTGTCCGGTTTACTTGTTGAAGTTCTTTAGTCTCGACAGGAAAGGATTGCTGCATG ATGTTAATCAAGTTTTGTGTGAGCTGGAGCTAACAATCCAGAGGGTCAAGGTTACTACAACCCCAGATGGCAGAGTCTTGGACCTCTTTTTCGTTACTGATAAACT GGAGCTATTACACACAAAGCAACGACAAGATGAGATATGTGAACAATTGCATGCTGTACTAGGTGAATCATGTATCAGTTGTGAACTTCAATTGGCAGGGCCCGAGTATGAATGTCTTCAGGGCATGTCTTCTCTTTCTCCTGTTATTGCAGATGAATTATTTCATTGTGAGATATCAGATAAAGAAATCCATTCACAAGCTCTTAGCCCAgatatgatgaaattgaaaaggacaGATGTAATGATAGACAATTCACTGAGCCCTGCTCATTCGCTGCTTCAAGTGCATTGTGTTGACCACAAGGGTCTTCTTTATGATGTGATGAGAACTTTAAAAGACTGCAATATACAG ATAGCTTATGGTCGATTCTCACCAGTGACCAATGGTCATCGTGATTTGGACCTATTTATTCAGCAAAAGGATGGAAAAAAGATAGTGGATCCTGAGAAGCAAAGTGCCTTGTGTTTCCGTTTGAAGGTTGAAATGCTTCATCCATTACGTGTGATTATAGCAAACCGAGGACCTGATACTGAACTTCTAGTTGCTAATCCGGTCGAGCTATCTGGAAAGGGAAGACCCAGAGTATTCTATGATATTACACATGCTCTAAAAGCACTTGGGATCTGCATATTTTCG GCTGAAATAGGAAGGTATTCAACCTCTGATCGTGAATGGGAGATATACAGATTTCTTCTAGAGGAGAACTGCAAATTTCAGTTATCAAATATGATGGCTAGAAATCACATTGTGGATACAGTTAGAAGAACACTGATGGGTTGGTGA